The Niastella koreensis GR20-10 genome includes a window with the following:
- a CDS encoding sensor histidine kinase, protein MSVRTIKGNRLFWKITAVFTGLLIVLGVVFVIIASNFSRSYYTAAHQELYGDIAQHLATFTQPFKNGKPDTTVTHDIIHSTMVANPSVEVYLLDTAGNIKDYVVPDKTVQIHQVNITKVKQWLTADKMKRPMGDNPKQPGEPSIFSAAPVYEKGRLVGYVYAVLASEKQKAILQSLDNNLYLRLASYMFYAALAVAFIVGVVTFFLITDSICHIAAVVKRFKEGDYTARIEGYAQGNLGMLTSTFNEMADVIVDNIDKISATDKFRQELIANVSHDLRTPLSIMQGYVETLMMKKDELAAADREKYLAIVYDSNRKLSVLVEQLFQYAKLEANLITPEKEAFLIAELAADIMMAYQLKADEKNIKLNIQAPDNLPLVFADISLTERVLQNLLDNAFKFTPAGGSITILLRETNAGVKVAVTDTGVGISPEDLTHIFERYKQIHPRSPESKGMGIGLAIVKKILELHQAVIVVTSEPGKGTTFNFELQTI, encoded by the coding sequence ATGTCTGTACGTACTATAAAAGGAAACCGGCTTTTCTGGAAGATCACTGCCGTATTCACAGGACTGTTGATTGTTTTGGGTGTGGTATTTGTGATCATTGCGTCCAATTTTTCCAGGTCGTATTATACTGCCGCGCACCAGGAACTGTATGGCGATATTGCGCAGCACCTGGCAACGTTTACCCAGCCTTTTAAGAATGGAAAGCCCGATACTACTGTAACGCACGACATCATTCACAGTACCATGGTGGCCAATCCCAGTGTGGAAGTGTATTTACTGGATACAGCAGGTAATATAAAAGATTATGTAGTGCCGGATAAAACCGTACAGATCCACCAGGTAAATATTACCAAAGTAAAACAGTGGCTTACTGCCGATAAAATGAAACGCCCTATGGGCGATAACCCCAAACAACCGGGCGAGCCCAGTATATTTTCTGCCGCCCCGGTGTACGAAAAGGGCCGGTTAGTGGGTTATGTATATGCCGTACTGGCCAGTGAAAAACAAAAAGCCATTCTGCAGTCGTTAGACAACAACCTGTATTTACGCCTGGCCAGTTATATGTTTTATGCGGCGCTGGCCGTAGCATTCATCGTAGGCGTTGTTACGTTTTTTCTTATCACCGACAGTATTTGCCATATCGCCGCCGTGGTGAAACGATTTAAAGAAGGCGATTATACGGCAAGGATAGAAGGATATGCACAGGGCAATCTGGGCATGCTTACTTCCACCTTTAACGAAATGGCCGATGTGATTGTAGATAACATCGATAAAATTTCTGCTACCGATAAATTCCGCCAGGAGCTGATCGCGAACGTATCACATGATCTTCGCACACCGTTATCTATCATGCAGGGGTATGTGGAAACGCTGATGATGAAAAAGGATGAACTGGCTGCTGCCGACCGGGAAAAATACCTGGCCATCGTATATGACAGCAACCGCAAATTATCTGTGCTGGTAGAACAGTTGTTTCAATACGCCAAACTGGAAGCTAACTTAATAACACCCGAGAAAGAGGCCTTCCTCATCGCCGAACTGGCTGCCGATATTATGATGGCTTACCAGTTGAAGGCGGATGAAAAGAATATCAAACTCAACATTCAGGCGCCTGATAATTTACCGCTGGTGTTTGCAGATATTTCGCTTACCGAACGGGTGTTGCAGAACCTGCTGGATAATGCATTTAAATTCACCCCCGCAGGAGGAAGCATTACAATTCTTTTAAGGGAGACGAATGCCGGGGTAAAAGTGGCGGTAACGGATACCGGTGTAGGTATTTCGCCTGAAGACCTCACCCATATTTTTGAACGGTACAAACAGATCCATCCCCGCTCACCCGAATCAAAAGGCATGGGTATTGGCCTGGCTATTGTTAAGAAGATCCTGGAGTTGCACCAGGCAGTAATAGTAGTAACCAGCGAACCGGGTAAGGGAACCACGTTTAATTTTGAATTACAAACTATATAA
- a CDS encoding chloride channel protein, translated as MIAIFRNKLKRIVANLKSERVKLNFMQGLPYWTASLLAGLLAVLYAKLFAWVEEANIFFLHTYKWSLLVITPVCFILGWWTIKRFSPFARGSGIPQIMASIELATPKEHNKIDRMLSVRVIVVKIISSLIMVFGGAIIGREGPTIQIAGSVFRTVNKYLPSWWPRISKKNMIITGAAAGLAAAFNTPLGGIVFAVEELSKTHISYFKTALFTAIIVAGLTAQALLGPYLYLGYPDVTHLSSIVFVWVILLAIIGGLFGSGVSKLMLYIMNWKSRFTKKYQNIFYLIIGGVLIALAGIFIHSDAIGSGKSVMTGTLFTPNKYVPWYLPFVRIAGLITSFTAGAAGGVFAPSLSIGASFGSWIAGLLHLSLTDTNLVILVGMVSFLTGVTRSPFTSAILVLEMTDRHNVIFYLMLAGLLANLVSLLIDRHSFYDHLKVGYLKEINHVDTSAEKPVPEIISTDKDNF; from the coding sequence ATGATCGCCATCTTCCGGAATAAACTGAAAAGGATCGTCGCCAACCTGAAAAGTGAAAGAGTAAAGCTGAATTTCATGCAGGGCCTGCCCTATTGGACAGCTTCGCTGCTGGCAGGTTTGCTGGCTGTGTTGTATGCGAAATTATTTGCCTGGGTAGAAGAAGCCAACATCTTCTTTTTGCATACTTACAAATGGAGCCTGTTAGTTATTACCCCCGTTTGTTTTATTCTTGGCTGGTGGACCATCAAACGCTTCTCGCCTTTTGCCCGCGGCAGCGGCATTCCCCAGATCATGGCTTCTATTGAACTGGCCACGCCAAAAGAACATAACAAAATAGACCGGATGTTAAGCGTTAGAGTGATTGTTGTAAAAATAATCTCCAGCTTAATAATGGTATTTGGGGGCGCCATTATCGGGCGCGAAGGACCTACCATCCAAATAGCCGGTTCCGTATTCAGGACTGTAAATAAATATTTACCCAGCTGGTGGCCCAGGATCTCTAAAAAGAATATGATCATCACCGGCGCTGCGGCCGGACTGGCAGCGGCTTTCAATACGCCGCTAGGTGGAATTGTGTTTGCCGTGGAAGAATTGTCAAAAACACATATCAGCTATTTTAAAACGGCCCTGTTTACCGCCATCATTGTGGCGGGGTTAACTGCGCAGGCCCTGTTGGGGCCCTACCTGTATTTAGGCTATCCCGATGTTACGCATTTATCATCCATTGTTTTTGTATGGGTGATCCTGTTAGCCATTATAGGAGGCCTTTTCGGCAGCGGCGTTTCAAAATTGATGTTATACATCATGAATTGGAAATCCCGCTTTACAAAGAAATATCAAAACATTTTTTATCTCATCATTGGGGGGGTACTGATTGCCCTGGCCGGCATTTTTATTCACTCCGATGCCATAGGCTCAGGTAAGAGTGTTATGACAGGCACGTTGTTTACCCCCAACAAATATGTACCCTGGTACCTGCCCTTTGTGCGGATTGCAGGCCTTATTACTTCTTTTACAGCAGGCGCTGCAGGTGGTGTGTTCGCCCCTTCCTTAAGTATCGGCGCTTCTTTTGGCTCCTGGATAGCCGGTTTATTACACCTTTCCTTAACCGATACCAACCTGGTTATTCTGGTTGGTATGGTGAGTTTTTTAACCGGTGTAACAAGATCTCCTTTTACCTCAGCCATCCTGGTGTTGGAAATGACGGACCGGCATAACGTGATCTTCTACCTGATGCTGGCTGGTTTACTCGCCAACCTGGTTTCGTTATTAATTGACCGGCATTCGTTTTACGATCATTTAAAAGTTGGATACCTGAAGGAGATCAATCATGTTGATACCAGTGCAGAGAAACCCGTACCGGAGATCATTTCAACTGATAAAGATAATTTTTAA
- a CDS encoding four-helix bundle copper-binding protein, whose translation MAHEQNTQLLNLLTNCVTECNHCASACLEEEDVKMLTKCIKLDLDCADICLLMAGYLARGSEHAEHLMSECAEICQKCAAECEKHAAMGMEHCRTCAEACRQCAEACMQMVHA comes from the coding sequence ATGGCACACGAACAAAATACGCAGTTGCTGAACTTACTGACTAATTGCGTAACTGAATGCAATCATTGCGCAAGCGCATGCCTGGAGGAAGAAGATGTTAAGATGCTTACCAAATGCATTAAGCTCGATCTTGATTGTGCGGATATCTGTTTGTTAATGGCTGGTTATTTAGCCCGCGGATCGGAGCACGCAGAACACCTGATGAGTGAATGTGCGGAGATTTGCCAGAAGTGTGCGGCCGAATGTGAAAAACATGCAGCTATGGGTATGGAGCATTGCCGTACCTGTGCAGAAGCATGCCGGCAATGTGCAGAGGCGTGTATGCAGATGGTTCATGCATAA
- a CDS encoding DUF420 domain-containing protein, which produces MVRNYKPVTWALALGINGLIVLAFFFPFKEGIKEYDLSFLPLLNAIMNGATFIFLLLALVAIKQNKITRHRNFIFAAFSCTSIFLLSYLLYHFTTPSTKFGGDGVISYIYYFILITHIILAIITVPLALISIGRGLNMEVSLHKKITRYTMPVWLYVSLTGVIVYLMIAPYYK; this is translated from the coding sequence ATGGTCAGGAATTATAAACCGGTAACCTGGGCGCTGGCGCTGGGTATCAACGGACTTATTGTGCTCGCTTTTTTCTTCCCCTTTAAAGAAGGCATTAAGGAATATGATCTGTCGTTTTTGCCATTATTGAACGCGATCATGAACGGGGCTACTTTCATTTTTCTGTTGCTGGCCCTGGTTGCCATTAAGCAAAATAAGATAACCAGGCATCGTAATTTTATTTTCGCAGCTTTTTCGTGTACGTCAATATTCTTATTGTCATACCTGCTGTATCACTTCACTACACCCTCTACCAAATTCGGGGGTGATGGAGTCATCAGTTACATTTACTATTTTATTCTGATCACCCATATTATCCTGGCTATAATTACAGTTCCTTTAGCCCTGATCTCTATTGGGCGGGGATTGAATATGGAAGTGTCCCTGCACAAAAAGATCACCCGCTATACCATGCCTGTTTGGTTATACGTAAGTTTAACCGGCGTGATCGTGTATCTGATGATTGCCCCATACTATAAGTAA
- a CDS encoding response regulator transcription factor: MDNKTVLIIEDDPNIVELLRIHLYDLGCKVASEGDGLKGLASAKEGHFHLIILDITLPGLNGMEVCRKLRQTDRQTPILMLTARSEEIDKVMGLETGADDYLTKPFSIREFIARVKVIFRRTEEFAAEASPAAASSVLNLSGLEIDLDKRRVTLHNNRVDLSPKEFELITLLASNPGKSYSRKRLLNLVWGYDFEGYEHTVNSHINRLRAKIEEDVSNPKFILTTWGVGYRFNEEL; the protein is encoded by the coding sequence ATGGATAATAAAACAGTACTGATCATCGAAGATGATCCCAATATAGTAGAGCTGCTGCGTATTCACCTGTACGATTTGGGTTGTAAGGTGGCTTCGGAGGGCGATGGCCTGAAAGGACTGGCATCGGCAAAGGAAGGCCATTTTCACCTGATAATACTTGATATTACTTTACCGGGATTGAATGGCATGGAGGTTTGCCGCAAATTGCGACAAACGGACCGGCAAACGCCTATCCTGATGCTTACCGCCAGAAGCGAAGAGATAGATAAAGTGATGGGGCTGGAAACCGGCGCCGATGATTACCTTACCAAACCCTTCAGCATCCGCGAATTTATTGCCCGGGTAAAAGTCATCTTCCGCCGTACTGAAGAGTTTGCCGCCGAAGCCAGTCCGGCAGCAGCCTCTTCGGTATTAAACTTAAGCGGACTGGAAATAGACCTTGACAAACGGAGGGTAACGCTTCATAACAACCGGGTAGACCTTTCTCCAAAAGAATTTGAACTCATCACGCTGCTGGCATCGAACCCCGGCAAAAGCTATAGCCGTAAGCGCTTGCTGAACCTGGTATGGGGCTACGATTTTGAAGGCTATGAACACACGGTGAACAGCCATATCAATCGCCTGCGCGCCAAGATCGAAGAAGATGTATCGAACCCTAAATTTATTTTAACCACCTGGGGCGTAGGCTACAGGTTTAACGAGGAGTTATAA
- a CDS encoding sensor histidine kinase, which translates to MVNHRKNIGHVNEALDKQKELNEIKSRFVAMASHEFRTPLSTILSSASLVLKYDQTGDQEKRERHIKRIKDSVRHLNDLLEDFLSLGKLEEGKVQVASTPVELNGLLEEVVEEMKTATRDGQQIIVSCDSKDEFRSDKGLLKNIVLNLLSNASKFSPEGATIWIKAVHRDHKLTLSIKDKGIGIATEDMPYMFTSFYRGRNAVNIQGTGLGLHIVKRYIELMHGSISLKSKLHEGTTVRLELPDQQQILQP; encoded by the coding sequence GTGGTAAACCACCGGAAAAATATCGGACATGTAAACGAAGCGCTGGATAAGCAAAAAGAACTCAATGAAATAAAGTCGCGCTTTGTAGCCATGGCTTCCCATGAATTCCGAACGCCCCTCAGTACGATCCTATCCTCTGCTTCCCTGGTGTTGAAATATGATCAAACCGGCGACCAGGAAAAAAGAGAACGGCATATTAAAAGAATTAAGGATTCGGTAAGGCACCTGAACGATCTGCTGGAAGATTTTCTTTCGCTTGGCAAACTGGAAGAGGGCAAAGTACAGGTTGCTTCCACACCTGTTGAACTGAACGGATTGCTGGAGGAAGTGGTGGAAGAAATGAAAACCGCTACCAGGGATGGCCAGCAGATCATAGTTTCCTGTGATAGTAAAGACGAATTCAGGTCCGATAAAGGTCTGTTGAAAAACATCGTTCTTAATTTATTAAGCAATGCCAGTAAATTTTCACCGGAAGGTGCTACCATTTGGATAAAAGCAGTACACCGGGATCACAAACTCACACTTTCAATAAAAGACAAGGGCATTGGCATCGCCACCGAAGACATGCCCTATATGTTCACCTCCTTTTACCGGGGCAGGAATGCAGTGAACATTCAGGGAACAGGTCTTGGGTTGCATATTGTAAAACGGTACATAGAACTGATGCATGGCAGCATCAGCCTGAAAAGCAAACTGCATGAGGGAACTACCGTCAGACTTGAGTTACCGGATCAACAGCAAATACTTCAACCTTAA
- a CDS encoding YqhA family protein, with product MKSITGALKFIIAIIAWLVFTSGLVLTCIGIYDFGKVFVYLANGAEHTTRMMAIGLLHAVDIFLVAIVFFVLSIGFFVLFDSGENPSPVRIPQWLQVRNFTQLKVILWEAILTTLVVSWLADLVEKEINVEKTDIHSLIIPAGILIIALSLFVLKKGEH from the coding sequence ATGAAATCAATTACAGGAGCACTTAAATTTATTATTGCCATCATCGCCTGGCTGGTATTTACATCCGGCCTTGTACTTACCTGTATTGGGATCTATGACTTTGGCAAGGTGTTTGTTTACCTGGCAAATGGCGCCGAACATACAACAAGAATGATGGCTATTGGTCTTTTACATGCGGTTGATATTTTCCTGGTGGCCATCGTCTTCTTTGTGTTGTCAATTGGTTTTTTCGTTTTATTTGATAGTGGAGAAAACCCTTCTCCTGTACGGATCCCCCAATGGCTGCAGGTTAGAAATTTTACGCAATTAAAGGTCATCCTGTGGGAAGCGATATTGACCACACTGGTGGTAAGCTGGCTGGCAGATCTTGTTGAAAAAGAGATCAACGTAGAAAAAACAGATATTCATTCGCTGATAATTCCGGCAGGCATCCTCATTATCGCGTTAAGTTTATTTGTGCTTAAAAAGGGAGAACATTAA
- a CDS encoding spondin domain-containing protein: MKYNLLKTCTLFASVLSLAACKKDNDMPPAQSETITIENVLDSKPLVETGTFQGTGTPPVILPGQSTTFTFSAAKNQRLTFATMYGWSNDLFFAPANPGIKLYNDDGSPITGDVSAQIKLWDNGTRVNQKPGSTVVHPGTAESAAKNIKEVSGTDDYGNSYLAASQLMQVSLAYNGNSVFTVTITNKSGGTANETPFSPGVWTLSYVAGGNLLLPEPVYSVGKVSANGLTNIAEMGDNSVLNTYLMGKTGIFTPLSPVLVVVYNGQQNPFFMAGENDRGEGLKDLAQKGNADILAAALKTKSGVKAVYVLKEATNTVLLPRTDGANGGKVSQMLSVVKGDRIAIATMYGFSNDWFFATSGNDWDATQKGDLSSAISLWDDGTAINQFPGAGITQFNLAGTPLTESKAIQAVPNPNGFTTLPAISNIIKVTIQ, from the coding sequence ATGAAATATAACTTGCTTAAAACGTGTACGTTATTCGCCTCTGTACTGTCACTGGCCGCCTGTAAAAAAGACAATGATATGCCCCCGGCCCAGTCAGAGACCATAACAATCGAGAATGTGCTGGACAGCAAACCGCTGGTAGAAACAGGTACTTTCCAGGGAACAGGCACCCCGCCGGTTATTCTGCCCGGTCAATCAACCACCTTTACCTTTTCCGCCGCTAAAAACCAGCGTCTCACCTTTGCCACTATGTATGGCTGGAGCAACGACCTGTTTTTTGCCCCTGCCAATCCGGGTATTAAATTGTACAACGATGATGGCTCGCCCATTACCGGTGATGTATCTGCCCAGATAAAACTATGGGACAATGGCACACGGGTAAACCAGAAACCCGGTTCAACAGTAGTTCATCCGGGAACCGCAGAAAGCGCCGCTAAAAATATCAAAGAGGTGAGCGGAACCGATGATTACGGCAATAGCTACCTGGCTGCTTCGCAATTGATGCAGGTATCGTTGGCGTATAATGGAAATTCTGTATTTACGGTTACCATCACCAACAAATCGGGCGGTACGGCCAATGAAACACCATTCAGTCCGGGTGTTTGGACCCTCTCTTACGTTGCCGGTGGTAATTTGCTGTTGCCTGAACCTGTTTACTCAGTTGGTAAAGTTTCCGCCAATGGCCTCACCAATATTGCAGAAATGGGCGACAACTCTGTACTGAATACTTACCTCATGGGCAAAACAGGCATCTTCACCCCATTGTCACCGGTATTGGTAGTAGTATATAATGGCCAGCAGAATCCATTCTTTATGGCAGGAGAAAATGACCGCGGCGAAGGCCTGAAAGACCTGGCGCAAAAAGGCAATGCCGATATTTTGGCAGCTGCACTGAAAACAAAATCAGGTGTTAAGGCGGTGTATGTGCTGAAAGAGGCCACCAACACGGTATTACTGCCCCGCACCGACGGCGCCAATGGCGGTAAGGTATCGCAAATGTTATCGGTAGTAAAAGGAGACAGAATTGCCATTGCTACGATGTATGGTTTTTCTAACGACTGGTTCTTTGCTACTTCAGGAAATGACTGGGATGCTACGCAAAAGGGCGATCTCTCTTCCGCTATCAGCCTGTGGGATGATGGCACCGCAATAAATCAATTCCCCGGCGCCGGTATTACGCAGTTCAACCTGGCCGGCACACCATTAACGGAATCAAAAGCCATCCAGGCAGTACCCAACCCTAATGGCTTTACTACCCTGCCTGCTATCAGCAACATCATTAAAGTAACTATTCAATAA
- a CDS encoding TetR/AcrR family transcriptional regulator has translation MSKAKATRADLLQKAFELIYQNGYQATSIDEMLATTGVTKGALYYHFKNKEEMGLAIIDEVIYNEVFPFIKAKLEESDDVRENLYNMMSGLLLKHSFFKVEYGCPAVNLMSEMAPVNELFRKTLKKQFSAWQKAIEQAIVKGQETGQLALTHNAKQIALYILAGYQGARNMGKLYGRSSYGLFLDEFKNYLYQLK, from the coding sequence ATGTCAAAAGCGAAAGCCACCAGGGCAGATTTATTGCAAAAAGCCTTTGAGCTTATTTATCAAAACGGTTACCAGGCCACCAGCATAGATGAAATGCTGGCCACCACCGGGGTTACCAAGGGGGCCTTGTATTATCATTTCAAAAACAAGGAAGAAATGGGCCTCGCCATCATCGATGAGGTGATCTATAATGAAGTGTTCCCCTTTATTAAAGCGAAGCTGGAGGAGTCGGATGATGTAAGGGAGAACCTGTACAACATGATGAGCGGGCTGTTACTGAAGCATTCGTTTTTTAAAGTTGAATATGGCTGCCCCGCAGTAAACCTTATGAGTGAAATGGCGCCCGTTAATGAACTTTTCCGCAAAACATTAAAGAAGCAATTCAGCGCCTGGCAAAAAGCTATTGAGCAGGCTATTGTTAAAGGACAGGAAACAGGGCAACTGGCCTTAACCCACAATGCCAAACAAATTGCATTGTACATCCTTGCAGGCTACCAGGGCGCGAGAAACATGGGGAAATTATATGGCCGCAGTTCTTATGGTTTATTCCTGGATGAATTTAAAAATTATCTTTATCAGTTGAAATGA